In the genome of Streptomyces sp. Q6, the window CGCGTACGGCGACTTCGACCACGACGGGTACGAGGATCTCGCCGTGGCCTCGCCGGGCGAGGAGGTCACCGCGGGCGCGAGCGACGAGGGCGGCGTCAGCATCCTGCGCGGCACCGCGAACGGCCTCACCGGCCAGGCCGGGATGATCAACGAGCCGACGGCGGTACGGACGAGCGGGGCCCGCTTCGGGGCAGCGCTCGCCACCGGCGACTTCGACGGCGACGGCGGCGACGACCTCCTCGCCGTCGCGCCCGGAGCCGGCCGCGCCTGGACCGTCGACGGCACCGACCGGGCCTTCTCCTCCGCGCTCGCCCTCTCCGAAGGCCCGGTGCGGGACGCCTCCGTGGCCACCGGGGACTTCGACCACGACGGATTCGACGACGCGGCGATCACGTTCGCCACGACGGCGGGCGACAGACCCCTCGTCCTGGTGCGCGGTTCGTCGAGCGGACTGCGCACCGCCGAGCCCGCCGTCCTCGCGGGAGCGGGCGGACGGTCCCTGGCCGCCGGCGACCTGAGCGGCGACGGCTTCAGCGACCTGGCCGTGGGGCGGCCCGACGCGGTGGGCGGCGGCGAGATCGCCACCTACCACGGCTCGGCGGACGGACTCACGACGACCGGTGCGGCCGTCGTGTCGCGAGGTGAGCTGGAAGGGGCGGACGCCGGGGGCGAGTTGGGTGCTTCGGTGGCCGTGGGCGACACGGACGGCGACGGATACGCCGACGTGCTCGCCGGTGCGCCCGGGGACGCCTCCGGTGCGGGGCGCGTGTTCCTGCTGCGCGGTGGCGCGGACGGGGCAGGCGTGCCGGGCGCGGTCACGTACACGCAGGGAGCGGGCGCGGTGCCGGGCGCGGCCGAGGCCGGTGACCGGTTCGGTTCCGCCGTCACCGTCGCCGACCTCACCGGGAGCGGAGTCGCGGGCATCGCGATCGGTGCCGAAGGCGAGAACGCGGGCGACGGGACCGTGATGACCCTGAGCGGCGCAGCGGGCGCCTCGTACGGGCCGACCGCCCTCGGCACGACCGCCGGGGTCGGTATCGGCGGTGAACTGACCAGGTGACCGCACGGCGCGTTTCCGTCGTACCGTCGTGCATCAGGCAGGTCCCGCTCGTGTCCGTTTCCCTTCGCCGGTGCCGCTTCAGGCCGGACGACCTGCCCGAGAGGGCCGCGCGCGTCATCGAGGTGGTGTCCGGTTTCGTGAGCAGGCCGCGCGCCGGTGTCCTTGCGGAAGCGGGGAACAGCACGGATCGGCAGACGACATGGTGAGGGTCGAGGAGCTGGAGGCCGCGCTTGCGGCGATGACACAGTGGCGGGCGCCCGGCGGGCGCGGCGTGGACTGGGGCGTACTCGAGGCGGACCTCGGAACGGCGCTGCCGGTGGACTTCCGTTCGCTCGCGGCGGCGTACCCGGTACTCGTCATCGGTGACTTCCTCACGGTGTCGCTGCCGGCACCCGGCGCGGAGGCCGCCTGGGCCTCCGAGTCCCGGAACGACGAGATCCTCCAGGATCTCCACGAGATGGAGGACATGGAGGACTACGTCCCCTACCCGCAGCCGGGCGGACTGATCTCCTGGGGGGAGTCCGACCGCGGTGACGCCTTCTACTGGAAGACGAGCCCTGCGGACCCGGACGCCTGGCCGGTGGTCATCCGCACGGACAACGCGGACTGGATCGGGTTCCCCATGGGGGTGGTCGAGTTCCTGACCGGCTGGTTCGGGCACACGCTCGACGTGCCCGGCCTGCCCGGGAGCTTTCCCGGCGGCAGTCCGGCAGTACGGGGCCTGAGTGACCGGGTCGGCTGATCGGTGACGTTCGACCGGCACACGTGAGCAGTGGTCGCCCC includes:
- a CDS encoding SMI1/KNR4 family protein, encoding MVRVEELEAALAAMTQWRAPGGRGVDWGVLEADLGTALPVDFRSLAAAYPVLVIGDFLTVSLPAPGAEAAWASESRNDEILQDLHEMEDMEDYVPYPQPGGLISWGESDRGDAFYWKTSPADPDAWPVVIRTDNADWIGFPMGVVEFLTGWFGHTLDVPGLPGSFPGGSPAVRGLSDRVG